Below is a genomic region from Coregonus clupeaformis isolate EN_2021a unplaced genomic scaffold, ASM2061545v1 scaf0010, whole genome shotgun sequence.
ACTGAGaataacaaaaaacaaacacCACTTTGTTTGCATGTTTTCTACTGAACAATGATGAACGGTTTGCATTGCAGCAAAAATGAGTTGCAAAGTGTTGTCAACTGTTCTGGTTACTAGACCCAGCAGTGTGCTATTGACTGATGTTCATCAGCAGGGAGGACACGGGTTACAGATAACGCCAGGGGCTTTTTGACTCTGCATGGCTGAATGTCACTTCACCCAGTCACAGTCAAAATCAGGGGACAACTGTGATCGCAGTCTTCGTAAATCCAATCCATGGGGGTTGCTCTTTGGTTTGTCCGAAGCAGAGGGAGTCGTCAGTTCAATAATAAATGCAAGAAATGCCTACAGTGCCTTCTGTAATTATTGGCACAGTGAAGCAttttcttcttttggctctatacttcagaagtttggatttgaaatcaatgACCGTGAGGtaaaagtgcagactgtcagctttaatttgaggatattttcatccatatcggtgAACCATTAAAAGTAcatcactttttgtacatagtcctcccccccacacacacacacattttaggggaccaaaagtattgggagaaattcacttgtgtattaaagcagtcaaaagtttagtatttggtcccatattcctagcacgcaatgactacatcaagcttgtgacttctacattaatgtggatgctaccgtgattacggatagtcctgaatgaatcgtgaataattatTTGAGAAGTTACTCACATATCATACcaccccaaaaatgctaacctcccctgttattgtaagaggttagcatgtcttagaTGCGTATATATCATATTcccaactttctcactcatcattattcacgattcattcaggataatccgtaatcatggtagcatccacataaatgtagaagtgtttagaaacgtattctattatttacaataaaggttactccaaaatgacacactacattatttacaaataatttctattgggcacaaaataatctgaaacacaaccaaaacaaacagcaaatgcatccaacaaatttgtagagtcacaagcttgatgtagtcattgcatgctatgaatatgggaccaaatactaaacttttgactgcttTAATATACATATacactgtaagtgaatttgtcccaatactttcgcTCCGCTAAAATggagggactatgtacaaaaagtgctgtaatttctaaacggttcgcCTGATatagatgaaaataccctcaaattaaagctgcactttaacctcatagtcattgtttgatttcaaatccaaacttttggagtGTAGAGCCAAAAGGAGACAAAATGCTTCACTttcccaataattacggagggcactATATATTATGGGAAAGGGTAATAGTCAGTGGCGGCCCATGTTCCTCTCAGACGTTCTAAACAGGGAGTTGGATGTACCCACCAGGCATCAACCTAGCCTTATCTATAACTGTGTCAACATTGAAGGCCATCAGTTTTGCTGCAGTGTGGACTTGTTTTGATAATTTTGTGCATCTGATTCTCTCTGTCAAGCCTTCTAGTTTGTCAATTTTTAGGGACGCTGGACCTTTGACCAACTGGACGCTCTCTGTCTCGGAAGGGGCTAAGCAGTACACCCAGTAAAGGGGTGAAGGGAGGGCTCTACCTCTCATTGTGATAGCAAAGCACTCAGACTTCATAACTGGACTGAGGCATACGAGTTGACATTGAGTTAACATAATGGAGACAACCTCCCTTTTGATAATTTACTCCCACTGTAATCTTACATCATACACATTTTTCTCCATATAGTCCTACCGGGAGTGATCTTAAGAAATCACCCACTTAACAGCAGTTTCTGAAGTGGGTTGAAGTTACATGTCTTTAGTGTAATTGCAGTTTCACTGGGAGGTTCAGACCATTAGTTCTCCAGGTGGGGGGGTCCCCCTCCCCTTCCCCGTCCTGCCTGTGGTTTGGGGAAAGCTGCCTGCTCCCCCTGGCCGTGTGACAGAACCCCCCTTGGTCAAACTGTACCTTGTCTTCTTATTCCACCCGCCAATAGAAACGCTATCAGTCAACGATCCCCCGGATGTTCTGGACAGGCAGAAATGCCTTACTGCCTTGGCGTCTCTTCGCCACGCCAAGTGGTTCCAGGTTTGCATCTTGTCTTTATTTGTCTTAAAGTAGTTGAGTTTTTTCATTTGACGCAGTTTCTTTCTTTGGTCGTTttctgtgtttttattttatttttaaatgtcCTTTCGAAGTGTATCTATCACCTGTAGTAGACTTCTTACTTTGTGGTTTTTATAGCGTTTCCAAGGAAACCTTTGTCATTACCTTGTAGAGCTGCTCTGCTGACTTAACAGGTTTGATTGCAGTGTCATTGAAAATGTTCAATGCTGCTTTTAGAAAGGACGTTCAACAATCCCCTCAAAGCAACCATTGTCTTAATTTTGATCACAGATGTGGAACTAACTGGCTACACTCGGGTGCAATATTTCTCAAATATTATCAGTCAATCTATCAATCGACAACCCTTTTCTGTACCATCATATTGTGTTGAGGTTGATTCCTCGTTGTGGACTACGTTGATTCTTAGTCATCATAGTGAACTGTCTCTCGCTCTTAACTGTAAGCGCTCCATCTCTGCAGCCTGTTCTTGTAGAGTGTGTAGCCTCCAATCCCCCATGCTCTGGCTGTTTCAGCTTTCTGTGTGCCACAAAAAAGGAATATTGCACCTTAGTTAGAAATTTACATTCACTAGTCAGTcttctggggcctcatttataaacatTGCTTACGCACAAAATATGCCCCAAAACATGCGTGCGCCAGTTTTCGCGCCaaagttggcatttataaaaacgGAACTCTGTGTGAGAATGGGCATATTTCCTATTTCATTTACACgatcattgcagaataaattcacTTTTTCTGACAGTCGTGATTTCATAGGCTACTCGcgaaatagcctataggcctacaacaagttAGTATAGGCTACCATTCttcccatctctcatttaattggactTACGtcacagtagtaaatagataaGCTATTTCAAGTATTTGCTCTGTGAGCCATTCCAAAGCGCAGTTTAACTGTAGAACAGACTCTTCACCTTTTCATTGACGTTTGTATGCTTACGTCTGAATATTGTTATATTTCATTTAGAAGCATAATACATATATCATAACCATTGCATTATACGTTTCTCAACGTTTCTGGCCATGTTAAGATGGTTGAGTTCATATTCCTGAagtagccatacaacaaattaccatgccacatctctcatttaattgggcctattaGATGGGCTATTATGTCAAGTTTTTGCTCTACACATCCAACAGGAGAAtttaacaggtgaacagacagttgaTCTTTTGCATTGAAGTTTGTAGGCTACCACTATAAGTAGGCCTGTTTAAATTTTTTCCAGAGTCGACATTGTTTCAGAATTCGCGGGCAGTGCTACATATTTAGgtttggaaaaagtcaatgcaAAACATTATTGCATTCAAACtatctgtttacaggtccacaacaatttgcaattgtttttgactttcagaaacggtcagatacagcaaatgtccctgcaaaagaaaacattctgccaacaccaAAGACATTTGATCAAGTTCGCTATTGCTATTCCCTTTAGATACTGTcttggcctaattccaatactagtatacagcaaataagggcgtTATTGTCGGGCGTTTTTCAGGTGGAGTTATACTGCTTGTTCACGCCGGTTAACGCACACACTTTTTTTTATGACCGGTGTGATTTATAACGGGGAAAATGCATATGTTTTGGTGTGCGGCAAGTTTGTACAAATCAATATTTTTGTGCGTGCGCAGTCTTTTCAGAAATGGTGCAGATATTTAGTGTTACATTTACGCaacggttataaatgaggcccctggtgtACCCCATACAATAACCCTTAGAGCTGCTGTAAGGTATCACCACTCATTAAACTAAACAGATAGTCAAAACTGTCCTTGTCCTACATTTTTCCATTTCAGCATTTGGCTTTACATTgactccccttctccctctaatCATTTATCAGAATCACAAGTTGAGACATTTGatacggagctgcaagaagcacAATTGCTCAACAATCACCACTCTGACATCTGTTATGCCTATTACTGTACCACTGATCAAATCTGCTTTCTACTTCACACAAATGGAGTTGTATATTAAATTCAATAACCACATctgcagacagaacaaatatCAGATTCATGCTGCACTCTTCCCATACTGTaccacaataatgacaaagcagagcCGTTAGTCTGTGTGGCTTTTTGATGTAGCTGCTTCTTTGTGTTTTCGTGAGTTCTTGTTTGACTAaggctccctctccctcctccccctccctgcttGTGTCTCCAGGCCAGGGCCAATGGGCTGAGGTCCTGCGTCATCGTCATCCGCATCCTGAGGGACCTGTGCTCCCGCGTCCCCACTTGGGCCCCACTGCATGGATGGGTGAGTCACCAGCAGCATTGTCTGCCAGCTGGTTCTTCTATCGCCCCCTGACTCCTGACGATTGGTTTGAGAAATGTCATCGTAAGATAGGAATTTATTTAAGGGGCTTTGTACATCAAACTGCATCGATTTCTTAATTACAGCTCGTTTTAGCCTTTTTATCCAATTTGCCAAACATCCGGACAAAATTAAACCATTAACATTTCTTCCCTTCACCCTTTATAGCCAATAGAGCTGCTGTGTGAGAAGGCAATTGGCACAGGGAACCGGCCAATGGGGGCAGGAGAGGCTCTGCGAAGAGTTTTGGAGTGTCTGGCTTCTGGAATCCTGATGGCTGGTGAGTAGTCTCAAAGAGCAGAGACGACATGCCCTTCCACCTTTGTCCCTCTGCTTAATATAGTAGTATTTCCACATCACAAGCCAAAAGATGTCATCATTTGCCTGTTTGTTTTTAGATGGTGCTGGGATCTGTGATCCATGTGAGAAGGAGCTGACCGATGCTATTGGCCACCTGGACCTCCAGCAGAGGGAGGACCTCACACAGAGTGCACAGGTGAGTCACGTCTACACCCACGACAGGGTGTGAATATGGTGGCTGTTCGCAGCAGTGAATGGAAAAAAtcaccacctgtttctgttttcagCATGCCTTAAGGCTGTCTGCCTTTGGACAGCTTCACAAAGTGCTAGGGATGGACCCCCTTCCCTCCAAAATGCCCCGGAAACCCAGGAGCGAGACCCCCATTGACTACACAGGTAGGCCAGGCTGCAGACATGTGCATACCATTTAGTGTCCATATTTTGGAGAGGCTAAGCAGTCCCTGTGTTTTTGTTGCAGTCCAAATCCCCCCCAGTACAACCTACGCCCCACCAATGAAGAGGCCCatcgaggaggaggaaggaggggatgACAAAAGCCCAAACAAGAAGAAAAAGAAGCTACAAAAGAAATGTAGGTGTTGCTGACTAAGTTCTTCCTGTTCAGCACAGTTCTTCAGTGTTGGCATGCAAATTCGACTACTCTGTTTAATTTCCCCCTTGGCTTGATCAAAACAATTTATTAAAACATTTAGTAAGTGCCAGTGTTTTTAATCCTAATATTCACTCCCCCCAGCCCCAGATGAGAAGTCGGAGCCTCCCCAGGCCATGAATGCTCTGATGCGGCTGAACCAGCTGAAGCCTGGCCTGCAGTATAAACTCCTCTCCCAGACTGGCCCGGTGCACGTACCAGTCTTCACCATGGCTGTGGAGGTGGACGGCAAGAGCTTTGAAGCCTCAGGCCCATCCAAACGCACTGCTAAGCTTCACGTTGCTGTCAAGGTGAGTGGGTGTATAGGGTAAATGGTATAGATGTTCTAAGCGTTTGGTGTTTTGTCATGAAATTGGAAGATTTAAACTATTGTCTGCTGCGCTTCACATATTTTCCTTTCCAATCTTCTGCCTGGCCCAATCATAGGTCCTCCAGGACATGGGCCTCCCAACAGGTGTGGAGCTGAAGACTGCTGAGCCAGTGAAGACTGAGGAGGTGGCAAAGGCCATTGTGGAGGACGTGAAACCCTGCATCACTCCCATCGCGATGGACACCGCAGCCACAGGGGCAGACAGCGTAGAGGCCACAGACGGTGCAGATGTATGGGTCCTCACTTTGAGTAGAACTCAACACAATGTTTTTGGACATGAGGCTCGGTTTTGATTCTAGTTTCTTGTTTTGGTCTTGTTTGCAGAGAAATTAAaatgtctgtctctctttgtcttagAGTGCTCGTCAACAGGGACCAATCCTGACAAAACATGGGAAGAACCCTGTGATGGAGCTGAATGAGAAGCGACGCGGCCTCAAGTATGAGCTCATCTCAGAGACCGGAGGCAGCCACGATAAACGCTTCGTCATGGAGGTAAGTGTCTCAGGAGTGGAAGAAGTGCCCATCCACCCTGCAACCAGACTGATGCCTTTTAGGATCTATCCAGCTGCTTCAATGAACGGAGAAGTTCACTTTATATGCACGAAATCTAAATTGTATGTACATTTTATAGAGGTGTCCagatacttttttgttgttgttgcgatttcacttggttttgagaaacgtacacctgcatcactatactgagagctttgtCGTTTCTAAAAATACATTAGGGTGTTGATCTGTGGCCCCCATACTGCAGAACGAGCAACAAGGAAGTCTATTGGTGGGGTACGTTTCTCAAAACAAAGTGAAATCGCTAAAAAATTGTATGGACACTATAACATGCAATTTAAAATAAATTCAAATAAAGTGAACTTCTCCTTTTTTTAAATTGTCGACAACAAAATGAGCTTGGCTTTGACACAAATTCTTGGTCCCATGCTTTATCCTGTTATTTTCTGAGTCTGTGTATTGACCTGTCTTGTCCCCTGTTCCAGGTGGAGATAGACGAACAGAAGTTCCAAGGGACAGGCTCCAATAAGAAGGTGGCCAAGGCC
It encodes:
- the LOC121551006 gene encoding interleukin enhancer-binding factor 3 homolog isoform X2, with translation MPPPLRHRSMRIFMNDDRHVMAKHSAVYPTQEELEGVQNMVSHTERALKAVSDWLDEQEKVVKSEPDGTESDKESEPKASEQATRSLRGVMRVGLVAKGLLLKGDLDLELVLLCKDKPTIALLKNVADNLAVQLKTITEDKYEVTQVIREATIVIKSTKEPPLTLTINMTSPLVREEVEKQAAGETLSVNDPPDVLDRQKCLTALASLRHAKWFQARANGLRSCVIVIRILRDLCSRVPTWAPLHGWPIELLCEKAIGTGNRPMGAGEALRRVLECLASGILMADGAGICDPCEKELTDAIGHLDLQQREDLTQSAQHALRLSAFGQLHKVLGMDPLPSKMPRKPRSETPIDYTVQIPPSTTYAPPMKRPIEEEEGGDDKSPNKKKKKLQKKSPDEKSEPPQAMNALMRLNQLKPGLQYKLLSQTGPVHVPVFTMAVEVDGKSFEASGPSKRTAKLHVAVKVLQDMGLPTGVELKTAEPVKTEEVAKAIVEDVKPCITPIAMDTAATGADSVEATDGADSARQQGPILTKHGKNPVMELNEKRRGLKYELISETGGSHDKRFVMEVEIDEQKFQGTGSNKKVAKAYAALAALDKLFPEGSVTEAAKKKKLPMHGFGMMGDPTGDPAATPRGRGRGGRGRGRGRGFNNGGGYGQGGYGSYGYGNNGNSGGYSDFVSDCYGYHEFAT